Proteins encoded within one genomic window of Macaca thibetana thibetana isolate TM-01 chromosome 3, ASM2454274v1, whole genome shotgun sequence:
- the LOC126950758 gene encoding 60S ribosomal protein L34-like, whose protein sequence is MVQRLTYRRRLSYNTASSKTRLSRTPGNRIVDLYTKKVGKAPKSACGVCPGRLRGVRAVRPKVLMRLSKTKKHVSRAYGGSMCAKCVCDRIKRAFCIEEQKIVVKVLKAQAQSQKAK, encoded by the coding sequence ATGGTCCAGCGTTTGACATACCGACGTAGGCTTTCCTACAATACAGCCTCTAGCAAAACTAGGCTGTCCCGAACCCCTGGTAATAGAATTGTTGACCTTTATACCAAGAAGGTTGGGAAAGCACCAAAATCTGCATGTGGTGTGTGCCCAGGCAGACTTCGAGGGGTTCGTGCTGTAAGACCTAAAGTTCTTATGAGATTgtccaaaacaaagaaacatgtcAGCAGGGCCTATGGTGGTTCCATGTGTGCTAAATGTGTTTGTGACAGGATCAAGCGTGCTTTCTGTATCGAGGAGCAGAAAATCGTTGTGAAAGTGTTGAAGGCACAAGCACAGAGTCAGAAagctaaataa